In the genome of Doryrhamphus excisus isolate RoL2022-K1 chromosome 11, RoL_Dexc_1.0, whole genome shotgun sequence, one region contains:
- the mink1 gene encoding misshapen-like kinase 1 isoform X6, translating into MSENAPTRSLDDIDLAALRDPAGIFELVEVVGNGTYGQVYKGRHVKTGQLAAIKVMDVTEEEEEEIKAEINMLKKYSHHRNIATYYGAFVKKSPPGHDDQLWLVMEFCGAGSVTDLVKNTKGSSLKEDWIAYICREILRGLSHLHTHKVIHRDIKGQNVLLTENAEVKLVDFGVSAQLDRTVGRRNTFIGTPYWMAPEVIACDENPDSTYDYRSDIWSLGITAIEMAEGAPPLCDMHPMRALFLIPRNPPPKLKSKKWSKKFIDFIEACLVKTYPSRPSTEQLLKHSFIRDQPTERQVRIQLKDHIDRTRKKRGEKEETEYEYSGSDEEDENRSDDRESSSILNVPGESTLRRDFQRLQQENKERSEAHKRQQAQLAAQRRDPEEHKRQLLHDRQKRIEEQKEQRRRLEEQQRKEREMVRQQEKGPHRRLDDMRREEDRRLAEREQEFIRHKLEEEQRQLEILQQQLLQEQALLMEYKRKQLEEQRQSERLQRQLQQEHAYLVSLQQQQQEKKPQLYHYNKNLEPNNKPTWAREVEERSKLNRQGSPKICTTVSDTAIQSRSDSISQSGVAQSAQTPPMQRPVEPQGGQGKFQMAHLVPLKPYAAPVPRSQSLCDQPTKTMSAFPTQDPSLTPTPRSIHSRELVRQNSDPTSETPAPQVHQIREERGPWIRLPDVELPPKIPQRTASIATALNTNLTSGIRHPVRASNPDLSRNDRWERGDSMAIISNLPQTGSLERHRILSSSKMDSPILSNDSRHKPGESRTSSRPGRPASYKRAIGEDHGLFAKERAEEQPRPPVKANDYSSSSESSESSEESESGEGVEEEESPTDRHRDADTDSVNTMVVHEDEGEEGEGEQAGGYGDQTMLVQRYQSRCLVKAPGKSSFTTFVDLGMYQTPGGTVDNISVSSSRFEQLKMEVRKGSMVNVNPTNTRPPNDTPEIRKYKKRFNSEILCAALWGVNLLVGTENGLKLLDRSGQGKVYPLINSRRFQQMDVLEGLNLLITISGKKNKVRVYYLAWLRNKILHNDPEVEKKQGWTTVGEMEGCVHYKVVKYERIKFLVIALKNAVEVYAWAPKPYHKFMAFKSFADLPHRPVLVDLTVEEGQRLKVIYGSCAGFHAIDVDSGNNYDIYIPVHIQSHITPHAIVFLPSSDGMEMLLCYEDEGVYVNTYGRIIKDVVLQWGEMPTSVAHICSNQIMGWGEKAIEIRSVETGHLDGVFMHKRAQRLKFLCERNDKVFFASVRSGGSSQVYFMTLNRNCIMNW; encoded by the exons ATGTCTGAAAACGCCCCCACGCGAAGCCTGGATGACATCGACCTGGCGGCTCTGAGG GATCCAGCAGGAATCTTCGAGCTGGTTGAGGTTGTTGGCAATGGGACATATGGTCAGGTGTACAAG GGCCGCCATGTGAAAACGGGCCAGCTGGCGGCCATCAAGGTGATGGATGTtacagaggaagaagaggaggagatcAAAGCCGAAATCAACATGCTGAAAAAATACAGCCACCACCGCAACATAGCCACGTATTATGGTGCCTTCGTCAAGAAGAGCCCACCAGGACACGATGACCAGCTTTGG TTGGTGATGGAGTTCTGCGGGGCGGGCTCAGTGACTGACTTGGTGAAAAACACAAAGGGCAGCTCACTGAAGGAGGACTGGATTGCATACATCTGCAGAGAGATTCTAAGG GGCCTTTCCCATCTTCACACTCATAAAGTCATCCACAGAGACATCAAGGGCCAAAATGTACTGCTCACAGAGAATGCTGAGGTCAAACTTG TTGATTTCGGAGTCAGCGCTCAGCTGGACAGGACCGTGGGGCGTAGAAACACTTTCATCGGCACACCTTACTGGATGGCACCAGAAGTCATTGCCTGCGATGAAAACCCAGACTCTACCTACGACTACAGG AGTGATATTTGGTCCTTGGGAATCACTGCCATCGAAATGGCCGAAGGAGCACCTC caCTGTGTGACATGCATCCAATGAGAGCCCTCTTCCTTATTCCCAGGAATCCCCCTCCTAAACTCAAATCTAAAAAGTG GTCGAAgaaatttattgattttattgagGCCTGTCTTGTGAAGACATACCCCAGTCGACCATCCACAGAGCAGCTGCTCAAGCACTCCTTCATCAGGGACCAGCCTACCGAGCGGCAGGTCAGGATTCAGCTCAAAGACCATATTGACCGGACGCGCAAAAAAAGGGGGGAGAAGG AAGAGACAGAGTACGAGTACAGTGGTAGCGATGAAGAGGATGAAAATCGTAGCGATGACAGAGAGTCAAG CTCAATCCTCAATGTGCCTGGGGAGTCCACCTTGCGCCGTGACTTCCAACGTCTCCAGCAGGAGAACAAGGAGCGCTCGGAGGCCCACAAGAGGCAACAGGCACAATTGGCCGCTCAACGCAGGGACCCTGAGGAACACAAGAGGCAACTTCTGCACGACAGGCAGAAACGCATCGAAGAGCAAAAAGAGCAGCGTCGGCGCCTGGAAGAG CAACAGAGAAAGGAGCGAGAGATGGTGAGGCAGCAAGAAAAAGGTCCCCATCGGAGACTTGACGATATGAGACGGGAGGAAGATAGAAGGTTGGCTGAAAGAGAGCAG GAGTTTATCAGGCATAAGTTAGAAGAAGAACAGCGGCAGCTAGAAATCCTTCAGCAGCAGCTGCTTCAGGAGCAGGCACTGCTTATG GAGTATAAGCGTAAACAGCTGGAGGAACAGCGTCAGTCCGAGCGGCTGCAGAGGCAGTTACAACAGGAGCATGCTTACCTAGTGTCtctgcagcaacagcagcaggaaaagAAGCCACAGCTCTACCACTATAACAAGAACTTGGAGCCCAACAACAAACCCACATGGGCCCGGGAG GTGGAGGAGCGAAGTAAGCTCAACAGACAAGGCTCTCCCAAAATCTGTACCACTGTCTCTGATACGGCCATCCAGTCACGCTCAGACTCAATCAGCCAGTCTGGAGTGGCCCAGTCTGCTCAGACCCCTCCAATGCAGAGACCTGTTGAACCACAAGGGGGGCAGGGCAAG TTCCAGATGGCTCATTTGGTTCCATTAAAACCTTATGCTGCTCCTGTTCCACGCTCCCAGTCTCTCTGTGACCAGCCCACTAAGACCATGTCCGCATTCCCCACCCAGGACCCCTCCCTCACCCCCACACCGCGATCCATCCACTCCAGAGAGCTAGTGCGTCAGAACTCAGATCCCACATCTGAGACCCCTGCACCACAGGTGCACCAAATCAGGGAGGAGCGTGGGCCCTGGATCCGCTTACCAGATGTGGAACTCCCACCCAAG ATTCCCCAGAGGACAGCGTCAATTGCCACCGCTCTCAACACCAACCTGACCTCTGGCATTCGCCATCCAGTGAGAGCCAG CAATCCAGATCTCAGCCGAAATGATCGCTGGGAGAGAGGAGACAGTATGGCCATCATATCTAATCTTCCACAAACGGGCTCCTTAGAGAGGCATCGTATCCTTA GTTCCTCCAAAATGGATTCTCCCATTCTCTCCAATGATAGTCGTCATAAGCCAGGGGAGTCTCGCACCTCATCTCGCCCGGGCCGTCCAGCT AGTTACAAGAGAGCAATAGGAGAG GACCATGGGCTTTTTGCCAAAGAGCGTGCTGAGGAGCAGCCGAGGCCCCCAGTCAAGGCAAATGactactcctcctcctcggaGAGCAGCGAGAGTAGTGAGGAGAGCGAAAGTGGGGAgggagtggaggaggaggagagcccCACCGATCG TCACAGGGATGCAGACACTGATTCTGTCAATACTATGGTGGTTCATGAAGATGAGGGCGAGGAGGGAGAAGGAGAGCAGGCCGGAGGATATGGAGATCAGACAATGTTGGTGCAGAGG TATCAGTCCAGATGTTTGGTTAAGGCACCTGGCAAATCCTCCTTCACAACATTTGTGGATCTTGGAATGTACCAGACACCAGGAGGTACCGTGGATAACATCTCTGTTAGCA GCTCAAGATTTGAGCAGCTAAAGATGGAGGTGAGGAAAGGTTCCATGGTGAATGTAAATCCCACCAACACTCGCCCCCCCAATGACACACCTGAAATCCGAAAGTACAAGAAGAGGTTTAACTCAGAGATCCTATGTGCTGCGCTCTGGG GTGTGAACCTGTTGGTGGGCACTGAGAATGGTTTGAAGTTGCTGGACCGCAGTGGACAGGGCAAAGTCTATCCACTCATCAACTCTCGCAGGTTCCAACAGATGGACGTTCTGGAGGGCCTTAACCTGCTTATCACCATTTCGG gcaagaaaaacaaggtccGTGTTTACTACCTGGCCTGGCTCAGGAACAAGATCCTCCACAATGACCCTGAAGTGGAGAAGAAGCAAGGCTGGACCACTGTGGGTGAAATGGAGGGCTGTGTGCACTACAAAGTTG TGAAATATGAGAGGATAAAGTTCCTGGTGATTGCTTTGAAGAATGCAGTGGAAGTGTATGCTTGGGCACCCAAGCCTTATCACAAATTCATGGCCTTTAAG TCTTTTGCAGACCTGCCACACAGGCCTGTCCTTGTCGATCTGACTGTGGAAGAGGGTCAGAGGTTGAAGGTCATCTATGGTTCCTGTGCTGGCTTTCATGCCATCGATGTTGACTCTGGGAACAACTACGACATTTACATCCCGGTTCAT ATCCAGAGCCACATAACACCACACGCTATTGTGTTCCTGCCAAGTTCAGACGGCATGGAGATGCTTTTGTGCTACGAGGATGAGGGCGTCTATGTCAACACGTATGGACGCATCATTAAAGACGTGGTTCTGCAGTGGGGTGAAATGCCGACATCTGTTG CTCATATTTGCTCAAATCAGATCATGGGTTGGGGAGAAAAAGCCATTGAGATCCGTTCTGTGGAGACTGGACACCTGGATGGCGTCTTCATGCACAAGAGAGCTCAGAGGCTTAAGTTCCTTTGCGAGAGGAACGACAAG GTATTCTTTGCCTCAGTGCGGTCGGGAGGCAGCAGCCAGGTGTACTTCATGACCTTGAACAGAAACTGCATCATGAACTGGTGA
- the mink1 gene encoding misshapen-like kinase 1 isoform X1, whose product MSENAPTRSLDDIDLAALRDPAGIFELVEVVGNGTYGQVYKGRHVKTGQLAAIKVMDVTEEEEEEIKAEINMLKKYSHHRNIATYYGAFVKKSPPGHDDQLWLVMEFCGAGSVTDLVKNTKGSSLKEDWIAYICREILRGLSHLHTHKVIHRDIKGQNVLLTENAEVKLVDFGVSAQLDRTVGRRNTFIGTPYWMAPEVIACDENPDSTYDYRSDIWSLGITAIEMAEGAPPLCDMHPMRALFLIPRNPPPKLKSKKWSKKFIDFIEACLVKTYPSRPSTEQLLKHSFIRDQPTERQVRIQLKDHIDRTRKKRGEKEETEYEYSGSDEEDENRSDDRESSSILNVPGESTLRRDFQRLQQENKERSEAHKRQQAQLAAQRRDPEEHKRQLLHDRQKRIEEQKEQRRRLEEQQRKEREMVRQQEKGPHRRLDDMRREEDRRLAEREQEFIRHKLEEEQRQLEILQQQLLQEQALLMEYKRKQLEEQRQSERLQRQLQQEHAYLVSLQQQQQEKKPQLYHYNKNLEPNNKPTWAREVEERSKLNRQGSPKICTTVSDTAIQSRSDSISQSGVAQSAQTPPMQRPVEPQGGQGKFQMAHLVPLKPYAAPVPRSQSLCDQPTKTMSAFPTQDPSLTPTPRSIHSRELVRQNSDPTSETPAPQVHQIREERGPWIRLPDVELPPKIPQRTASIATALNTNLTSGIRHPVRASNPDLSRNDRWERGDSMAIISNLPQTGSLERHRILSSSKMDSPILSNDSRHKPGESRTSSRPGRPASYKRAIGEDHGLFAKERAEEQPRPPVKANDYSSSSESSESSEESESGEGVEEEESPTDRHRDADTDSVNTMVVHEDEGEEGEGEQAGGYGDQTMLVQRTPEKRSHNGYTNLPDVVQPSHSPTDSTTHSSPGKDSVYDYQSRCLVKAPGKSSFTTFVDLGMYQTPGGTVDNISVSSSRFEQLKMEVRKGSMVNVNPTNTRPPNDTPEIRKYKKRFNSEILCAALWGVNLLVGTENGLKLLDRSGQGKVYPLINSRRFQQMDVLEGLNLLITISGKKNKVRVYYLAWLRNKILHNDPEVEKKQGWTTVGEMEGCVHYKVVKYERIKFLVIALKNAVEVYAWAPKPYHKFMAFKSFADLPHRPVLVDLTVEEGQRLKVIYGSCAGFHAIDVDSGNNYDIYIPVHIQSHITPHAIVFLPSSDGMEMLLCYEDEGVYVNTYGRIIKDVVLQWGEMPTSVAHICSNQIMGWGEKAIEIRSVETGHLDGVFMHKRAQRLKFLCERNDKVFFASVRSGGSSQVYFMTLNRNCIMNW is encoded by the exons ATGTCTGAAAACGCCCCCACGCGAAGCCTGGATGACATCGACCTGGCGGCTCTGAGG GATCCAGCAGGAATCTTCGAGCTGGTTGAGGTTGTTGGCAATGGGACATATGGTCAGGTGTACAAG GGCCGCCATGTGAAAACGGGCCAGCTGGCGGCCATCAAGGTGATGGATGTtacagaggaagaagaggaggagatcAAAGCCGAAATCAACATGCTGAAAAAATACAGCCACCACCGCAACATAGCCACGTATTATGGTGCCTTCGTCAAGAAGAGCCCACCAGGACACGATGACCAGCTTTGG TTGGTGATGGAGTTCTGCGGGGCGGGCTCAGTGACTGACTTGGTGAAAAACACAAAGGGCAGCTCACTGAAGGAGGACTGGATTGCATACATCTGCAGAGAGATTCTAAGG GGCCTTTCCCATCTTCACACTCATAAAGTCATCCACAGAGACATCAAGGGCCAAAATGTACTGCTCACAGAGAATGCTGAGGTCAAACTTG TTGATTTCGGAGTCAGCGCTCAGCTGGACAGGACCGTGGGGCGTAGAAACACTTTCATCGGCACACCTTACTGGATGGCACCAGAAGTCATTGCCTGCGATGAAAACCCAGACTCTACCTACGACTACAGG AGTGATATTTGGTCCTTGGGAATCACTGCCATCGAAATGGCCGAAGGAGCACCTC caCTGTGTGACATGCATCCAATGAGAGCCCTCTTCCTTATTCCCAGGAATCCCCCTCCTAAACTCAAATCTAAAAAGTG GTCGAAgaaatttattgattttattgagGCCTGTCTTGTGAAGACATACCCCAGTCGACCATCCACAGAGCAGCTGCTCAAGCACTCCTTCATCAGGGACCAGCCTACCGAGCGGCAGGTCAGGATTCAGCTCAAAGACCATATTGACCGGACGCGCAAAAAAAGGGGGGAGAAGG AAGAGACAGAGTACGAGTACAGTGGTAGCGATGAAGAGGATGAAAATCGTAGCGATGACAGAGAGTCAAG CTCAATCCTCAATGTGCCTGGGGAGTCCACCTTGCGCCGTGACTTCCAACGTCTCCAGCAGGAGAACAAGGAGCGCTCGGAGGCCCACAAGAGGCAACAGGCACAATTGGCCGCTCAACGCAGGGACCCTGAGGAACACAAGAGGCAACTTCTGCACGACAGGCAGAAACGCATCGAAGAGCAAAAAGAGCAGCGTCGGCGCCTGGAAGAG CAACAGAGAAAGGAGCGAGAGATGGTGAGGCAGCAAGAAAAAGGTCCCCATCGGAGACTTGACGATATGAGACGGGAGGAAGATAGAAGGTTGGCTGAAAGAGAGCAG GAGTTTATCAGGCATAAGTTAGAAGAAGAACAGCGGCAGCTAGAAATCCTTCAGCAGCAGCTGCTTCAGGAGCAGGCACTGCTTATG GAGTATAAGCGTAAACAGCTGGAGGAACAGCGTCAGTCCGAGCGGCTGCAGAGGCAGTTACAACAGGAGCATGCTTACCTAGTGTCtctgcagcaacagcagcaggaaaagAAGCCACAGCTCTACCACTATAACAAGAACTTGGAGCCCAACAACAAACCCACATGGGCCCGGGAG GTGGAGGAGCGAAGTAAGCTCAACAGACAAGGCTCTCCCAAAATCTGTACCACTGTCTCTGATACGGCCATCCAGTCACGCTCAGACTCAATCAGCCAGTCTGGAGTGGCCCAGTCTGCTCAGACCCCTCCAATGCAGAGACCTGTTGAACCACAAGGGGGGCAGGGCAAG TTCCAGATGGCTCATTTGGTTCCATTAAAACCTTATGCTGCTCCTGTTCCACGCTCCCAGTCTCTCTGTGACCAGCCCACTAAGACCATGTCCGCATTCCCCACCCAGGACCCCTCCCTCACCCCCACACCGCGATCCATCCACTCCAGAGAGCTAGTGCGTCAGAACTCAGATCCCACATCTGAGACCCCTGCACCACAGGTGCACCAAATCAGGGAGGAGCGTGGGCCCTGGATCCGCTTACCAGATGTGGAACTCCCACCCAAG ATTCCCCAGAGGACAGCGTCAATTGCCACCGCTCTCAACACCAACCTGACCTCTGGCATTCGCCATCCAGTGAGAGCCAG CAATCCAGATCTCAGCCGAAATGATCGCTGGGAGAGAGGAGACAGTATGGCCATCATATCTAATCTTCCACAAACGGGCTCCTTAGAGAGGCATCGTATCCTTA GTTCCTCCAAAATGGATTCTCCCATTCTCTCCAATGATAGTCGTCATAAGCCAGGGGAGTCTCGCACCTCATCTCGCCCGGGCCGTCCAGCT AGTTACAAGAGAGCAATAGGAGAG GACCATGGGCTTTTTGCCAAAGAGCGTGCTGAGGAGCAGCCGAGGCCCCCAGTCAAGGCAAATGactactcctcctcctcggaGAGCAGCGAGAGTAGTGAGGAGAGCGAAAGTGGGGAgggagtggaggaggaggagagcccCACCGATCG TCACAGGGATGCAGACACTGATTCTGTCAATACTATGGTGGTTCATGAAGATGAGGGCGAGGAGGGAGAAGGAGAGCAGGCCGGAGGATATGGAGATCAGACAATGTTGGTGCAGAGG ACCCCAGAGAAGCGGAGCCACAATGGATACACTAACTTGCCAGATGTGGTGCAGCCCTCTCACTCCCCCACTGATTCCACCACACACTCTTCCCCTGGGAAGGATTCTGTGTATGAT TATCAGTCCAGATGTTTGGTTAAGGCACCTGGCAAATCCTCCTTCACAACATTTGTGGATCTTGGAATGTACCAGACACCAGGAGGTACCGTGGATAACATCTCTGTTAGCA GCTCAAGATTTGAGCAGCTAAAGATGGAGGTGAGGAAAGGTTCCATGGTGAATGTAAATCCCACCAACACTCGCCCCCCCAATGACACACCTGAAATCCGAAAGTACAAGAAGAGGTTTAACTCAGAGATCCTATGTGCTGCGCTCTGGG GTGTGAACCTGTTGGTGGGCACTGAGAATGGTTTGAAGTTGCTGGACCGCAGTGGACAGGGCAAAGTCTATCCACTCATCAACTCTCGCAGGTTCCAACAGATGGACGTTCTGGAGGGCCTTAACCTGCTTATCACCATTTCGG gcaagaaaaacaaggtccGTGTTTACTACCTGGCCTGGCTCAGGAACAAGATCCTCCACAATGACCCTGAAGTGGAGAAGAAGCAAGGCTGGACCACTGTGGGTGAAATGGAGGGCTGTGTGCACTACAAAGTTG TGAAATATGAGAGGATAAAGTTCCTGGTGATTGCTTTGAAGAATGCAGTGGAAGTGTATGCTTGGGCACCCAAGCCTTATCACAAATTCATGGCCTTTAAG TCTTTTGCAGACCTGCCACACAGGCCTGTCCTTGTCGATCTGACTGTGGAAGAGGGTCAGAGGTTGAAGGTCATCTATGGTTCCTGTGCTGGCTTTCATGCCATCGATGTTGACTCTGGGAACAACTACGACATTTACATCCCGGTTCAT ATCCAGAGCCACATAACACCACACGCTATTGTGTTCCTGCCAAGTTCAGACGGCATGGAGATGCTTTTGTGCTACGAGGATGAGGGCGTCTATGTCAACACGTATGGACGCATCATTAAAGACGTGGTTCTGCAGTGGGGTGAAATGCCGACATCTGTTG CTCATATTTGCTCAAATCAGATCATGGGTTGGGGAGAAAAAGCCATTGAGATCCGTTCTGTGGAGACTGGACACCTGGATGGCGTCTTCATGCACAAGAGAGCTCAGAGGCTTAAGTTCCTTTGCGAGAGGAACGACAAG GTATTCTTTGCCTCAGTGCGGTCGGGAGGCAGCAGCCAGGTGTACTTCATGACCTTGAACAGAAACTGCATCATGAACTGGTGA